One Methylophaga marina DNA window includes the following coding sequences:
- a CDS encoding sensor histidine kinase, whose product MIDYEKLFRAEFWPMSLRGLINLRIVMSVFVIILLGASMTIWQARESVREEVSSSYNLALQMVEFGLNQFTRNMHTEGEWIEHISRLRETRHLQISVYDENGRETTLSRRGDGVQRVRPPEWFVSAVMTDTISSTYEIKLPNDAIQRIVITADPLDEINEAWGESLVYFWSIVLMLGIIFLAINVVFHSMLKAVQTILSGLKNVESGNYEEHLPSFRISEFDAIATEVNNLTDALSVARRNNQALARHTMQIQETERRHLSRELHDEMGQSLTAVKAMAVATKQPDAEVNKVADSIIEICNHLSGVVRSMMRTLHPLSLSDLGLYATLTDLVNEWKRRQPILKIDLNCEPSVDELDEEVSIHVYRIVQECLTNVVRHAKADRVNVTVKPTSIKDEHRITILVEDNGVGGGSTSDGFGLLAMRERVQSMGGEFIFESTRGRGVRIRVWMPFIEKKHDK is encoded by the coding sequence GTGATTGATTATGAAAAATTATTTAGAGCGGAGTTTTGGCCAATGAGTTTGAGAGGACTAATTAATCTGCGCATTGTGATGTCCGTGTTTGTCATCATCTTGCTCGGCGCAAGCATGACTATCTGGCAAGCACGCGAATCCGTGAGGGAAGAGGTCAGTTCTTCTTACAATTTGGCCTTGCAAATGGTGGAGTTTGGACTTAACCAATTTACTCGCAACATGCATACAGAGGGGGAGTGGATAGAACATATCAGTCGCTTGCGTGAGACACGCCACTTGCAAATCAGTGTTTATGACGAAAATGGTCGTGAAACAACCCTTTCTCGCCGTGGTGATGGTGTGCAGAGAGTGCGTCCACCAGAATGGTTCGTTTCGGCGGTGATGACAGATACCATTAGCTCAACCTATGAGATTAAACTGCCTAATGATGCGATACAGCGCATTGTCATTACCGCGGATCCACTGGATGAAATCAACGAAGCCTGGGGAGAATCACTGGTCTATTTCTGGTCGATTGTCCTAATGCTTGGCATTATTTTCCTGGCGATAAATGTGGTGTTTCATTCCATGCTGAAGGCCGTTCAGACTATTTTGTCTGGCTTAAAAAATGTAGAAAGTGGTAATTACGAAGAGCACCTGCCGAGCTTCAGAATCAGTGAGTTTGATGCGATAGCCACAGAGGTGAATAACTTAACAGATGCGCTCAGCGTTGCACGTCGGAATAATCAGGCATTGGCTCGCCACACCATGCAAATTCAGGAAACGGAACGTCGTCATTTATCACGTGAATTACACGATGAAATGGGGCAATCATTAACCGCGGTCAAAGCGATGGCTGTGGCGACAAAACAGCCTGATGCTGAGGTGAATAAAGTCGCGGATTCCATTATCGAAATATGTAATCACTTATCCGGTGTGGTCAGATCCATGATGCGCACACTGCACCCTTTAAGTTTAAGTGACTTGGGTCTATACGCGACATTGACTGATTTAGTGAATGAATGGAAACGTCGACAGCCAATCTTAAAAATTGACCTTAACTGTGAACCTTCTGTAGACGAATTGGACGAAGAAGTATCCATTCATGTGTATCGAATAGTACAAGAATGTCTGACCAATGTGGTTCGCCATGCCAAAGCCGACAGAGTGAATGTGACTGTTAAGCCGACCAGTATTAAAGATGAACATCGCATTACTATTCTGGTTGAAGATAATGGCGTGGGAGGTGGTTCAACAAGTGATGGTTTTGGATTATTAGCCATGCGTGAAAGAGTGCAGAGCATGGGTGGCGAATTTATTTTTGAATCGACAAGAGGACGCGGCGTCAGAATTCGTGTGTGGATGCCCTTCATAGAGAAAAAACATGACAAATGA
- a CDS encoding NAD-dependent malic enzyme, with translation MTASKPKDPIYIPHAGPALLAIPLLNKGTAFSEQERHDFNLTGLIPNRFETIEEQAERAYLQYKTFKTPINQHIYLRYLQDNNETLFYYLLKAHLVEMMPIIYTPTVGEACERFSEIYRRARGVFISYPDKDRIDEILHNVTKDKIKVIVVTDGSRILGLGDQGVGGMGIPIGKLSLYTACAGISPAYTLPIMLDIGTNNQTLLNNPLYIGWKHKRINDIEYDEFIELFIKAVKKRWPDVLLQFEDFEQSKALPILEHYQHQLCCFNDDIQGTAAVTVGTLLAACQVKNQTLSQQKIVFAGAGSAGCGIAEQIIRQMMAEGLDEAQARERVFMIDKAGLLVDDMAGLFDFQRRLSQKSRIREQWGVDNSTLALDDVIQHVQPTVLIGVSGQAGLFNESLIKNLLSHSERPIIFPLSNPSKQIEAIPESLIRWTDGQAIIATGSPFEPVHYQDKTYPVAQCNNSYIFPGIGLAVIAGQIKHITPEMMMVASEVLASASPFVNGKGSDLLPALDNIAELSKKMASQIVKVAQQQELAPFISDQELEQKIEKIFWCPDYREYKRVSI, from the coding sequence ATGACTGCGAGCAAGCCTAAAGACCCAATCTATATCCCTCATGCAGGACCTGCTTTACTTGCCATCCCATTGTTGAATAAAGGCACGGCATTTAGTGAGCAGGAGCGTCATGACTTTAACCTGACTGGACTTATTCCAAATCGGTTTGAAACGATCGAAGAGCAGGCAGAGAGAGCTTATCTTCAATACAAAACATTCAAGACGCCTATCAACCAACATATCTACTTGCGTTATCTTCAAGATAACAATGAAACCTTGTTTTACTATTTATTAAAGGCGCATCTGGTAGAGATGATGCCGATTATTTATACCCCAACAGTCGGTGAAGCATGTGAACGCTTTTCTGAGATATATCGACGAGCACGTGGTGTGTTTATTTCTTATCCAGATAAAGATCGTATTGATGAAATTTTGCATAACGTGACCAAGGATAAAATTAAGGTCATTGTGGTCACCGATGGCAGTCGAATTCTGGGTTTAGGCGATCAGGGCGTAGGGGGAATGGGTATTCCCATAGGTAAGTTATCGCTCTATACGGCCTGCGCTGGCATTAGTCCGGCATATACGCTACCCATCATGTTGGATATCGGCACAAATAATCAGACCTTGCTGAATAATCCGCTTTATATCGGTTGGAAACACAAGCGTATTAATGACATAGAATATGATGAGTTCATTGAGTTATTTATCAAAGCTGTAAAGAAACGCTGGCCTGATGTGTTGCTGCAATTTGAAGATTTTGAGCAAAGCAAGGCTTTACCAATTCTTGAGCATTATCAGCATCAACTATGTTGTTTTAATGATGATATTCAGGGTACGGCTGCTGTCACGGTTGGCACCTTATTAGCGGCGTGTCAGGTAAAAAATCAAACATTGTCACAACAAAAAATCGTATTTGCTGGCGCTGGATCTGCCGGCTGCGGCATTGCTGAACAAATCATTCGTCAAATGATGGCGGAAGGATTGGATGAAGCACAGGCACGTGAACGCGTGTTTATGATTGATAAAGCTGGTTTGCTTGTTGACGATATGGCTGGGCTGTTTGATTTTCAACGTAGGCTAAGCCAGAAATCTCGTATTCGAGAGCAGTGGGGTGTTGATAACAGCACATTAGCATTGGATGATGTCATTCAGCATGTACAACCTACCGTGTTGATTGGTGTTTCTGGACAGGCTGGATTGTTTAATGAGAGTTTGATAAAAAATCTATTATCGCACAGTGAAAGACCGATTATCTTTCCTTTGAGTAATCCCTCTAAACAAATTGAAGCCATACCTGAATCATTGATTCGCTGGACCGATGGTCAAGCGATTATAGCGACAGGCAGTCCATTTGAGCCGGTTCACTACCAGGATAAAACTTACCCTGTAGCACAATGTAATAACAGTTATATTTTCCCAGGCATTGGTTTAGCTGTTATTGCTGGGCAGATAAAACACATTACGCCCGAAATGATGATGGTGGCCAGTGAGGTGCTTGCTTCAGCGTCACCGTTTGTGAATGGCAAGGGCAGTGATTTATTGCCAGCATTAGACAATATTGCTGAGTTGAGTAAGAAAATGGCATCACAAATTGTGAAAGTGGCTCAACAACAAGAATTAGCTCCCTTTATTTCTGATCAAGAACTAGAGCAAAAAATTGAGAAAATCTTTTGGTGTCCCGATTACCGCGAATATAAGCGAGTGAGTATTTAG
- a CDS encoding type II secretion system protein, protein MNIKQMKSMISKFRSADVSMIKDADMRAKAQKLQNKQGGFTLLELLVVVAILAIIAGAVISSLDGQEELAAQKTTVHTMAAMEEAARVYAVTENRKYPGGVESLLCAPLTDGTDEFTLTAAAAMTALGAGTVFPVGAGANDASSANSNVPRTQGGLTGDLAGSLLAGALPDGVVEDMAEDGLTSVRYAHTDLCAGTLTFAQTTFSELDEDVDSGALVEVVKPSLIFRTPVVEGDEWEYGAGAGINLVSLDESADNSIPVAFYAEPAELTGNANDILVAFGVGPDSDLVGSVLGKAPSDGNVGPDKYGHFSLIYKIGECPAGEEVDEYVEGTGCAVADWDNEEIKLVGIIDAGGDGYDDEIAEARGNQEE, encoded by the coding sequence ATGAACATCAAACAAATGAAAAGCATGATCAGCAAATTCCGTTCTGCTGATGTGTCAATGATCAAAGATGCTGATATGCGTGCAAAAGCACAGAAACTGCAAAACAAACAAGGCGGTTTCACCCTGCTGGAATTATTAGTCGTTGTTGCCATTCTGGCCATCATCGCCGGTGCCGTTATTTCATCTCTGGATGGCCAGGAAGAGTTAGCCGCACAGAAAACTACCGTTCATACTATGGCGGCTATGGAAGAAGCAGCTCGTGTTTATGCAGTAACAGAAAACCGTAAATACCCAGGTGGTGTTGAATCGTTACTTTGTGCCCCACTTACTGATGGTACTGATGAATTCACATTAACAGCCGCAGCAGCAATGACAGCCTTAGGTGCCGGCACAGTATTCCCTGTAGGAGCAGGAGCAAATGATGCTAGCTCTGCTAACTCTAACGTACCTAGAACACAGGGCGGCTTAACAGGTGACCTTGCAGGAAGTTTATTAGCAGGTGCATTACCTGACGGGGTTGTTGAAGACATGGCCGAGGATGGCCTAACAAGCGTCAGATATGCCCACACTGATTTGTGTGCAGGAACACTTACATTCGCACAGACAACTTTTAGTGAGTTAGATGAAGATGTCGACTCCGGTGCGCTAGTTGAAGTAGTCAAACCATCATTGATTTTCAGAACTCCCGTTGTCGAAGGCGATGAATGGGAGTATGGCGCGGGTGCAGGAATCAACCTTGTCAGCTTAGATGAGTCTGCAGACAACTCTATTCCTGTTGCTTTTTATGCTGAACCAGCTGAATTGACTGGTAACGCAAATGATATTTTAGTTGCATTTGGTGTAGGCCCTGACTCTGATCTGGTTGGCAGTGTATTAGGTAAAGCACCATCAGACGGTAATGTTGGCCCAGACAAATACGGTCACTTTTCACTCATTTACAAAATTGGTGAATGTCCTGCTGGTGAGGAAGTTGACGAGTATGTTGAGGGTACAGGTTGTGCGGTAGCTGACTGGGACAATGAAGAAATTAAACTGGTCGGCATCATCGATGCAGGTGGCGATGGCTATGATGATGAAATCGCCGAAGCACGTGGTAACCAAGAAGAGTAA
- a CDS encoding PilN domain-containing protein: MFESLLKKPSGKGLLVLKTDCLGLHASIVTGNKQELSVTHSATSREVEPLAAMMDVITQLKNASGKNLPRDAVLLHINTIPSRVEMTQSADVSGDMNLAEMMRWEMDSVVADQSPLWDLGWILYQRHYINLAQYEQLLSLVITEKRLSVKHGGRSAMRVGEIAVREHFATQDQIAECLAIQEKLQLPDQRLLTQWRPLPDGGLDNEMLGEPASQAAYLCSAMPITQHLQWVNAFKKLSHQKGFAKLELKHVYSMAGSTLPLIDADDERVLITEFHPAYAFCAVVEHGVLQDIMMFKASSQPLDAEVIIESLNEHQFTQVDNWIVANIDGVDVEFIEVVESGINLRPQFLPKASPIKLSAQQNSKFSHLAELGCAAHMLGLAPLMVSPLPGMPPPEPIYKRKAFRISMAAAMVPVIVLGYEGVRQWQIQQLQSTLAAKEKQLDAYGDDKGVQASDVKKAEKNIAQYKSLEQELKSLNYKKELVQSVMIKRQNVIEKLLPTLAHSVNDGVIIDSLNETNWYQFTLTGRAVDQNSVDEFNRVLSINLQPLNLYILNSPSRLDGQDSYNYSGVYIFEFTIQQRASL; this comes from the coding sequence ATGTTTGAATCATTACTCAAAAAACCCAGTGGTAAAGGATTACTCGTTCTTAAAACGGATTGTTTAGGTCTGCACGCCAGTATTGTGACGGGCAATAAACAGGAATTAAGCGTGACACATAGCGCTACGTCACGCGAGGTTGAGCCGTTGGCAGCCATGATGGATGTGATCACCCAGTTAAAAAATGCCTCTGGCAAAAATTTACCGCGAGATGCTGTTTTATTACATATCAATACCATTCCCAGCCGTGTGGAGATGACACAAAGTGCAGATGTGTCAGGTGATATGAATCTGGCTGAAATGATGCGATGGGAAATGGACAGTGTTGTCGCGGATCAATCCCCTTTATGGGATCTGGGCTGGATTTTATATCAGCGTCACTACATTAATCTCGCTCAGTACGAGCAGCTTCTATCTTTAGTCATCACCGAAAAAAGACTCTCTGTTAAACATGGCGGTCGGAGTGCCATGCGCGTTGGCGAGATAGCGGTAAGAGAGCATTTTGCTACACAAGATCAGATTGCTGAATGTTTGGCTATTCAGGAAAAACTGCAATTACCTGATCAGCGTTTATTGACACAATGGCGTCCCTTACCCGATGGCGGATTAGATAACGAGATGTTAGGGGAACCAGCCTCACAGGCTGCGTACCTGTGCTCTGCTATGCCTATCACTCAGCATTTACAGTGGGTCAATGCGTTTAAGAAACTCAGTCATCAGAAAGGGTTTGCCAAACTCGAACTGAAACATGTCTACAGCATGGCAGGTAGTACTTTACCTTTAATTGATGCAGATGATGAACGTGTATTAATCACTGAGTTTCACCCCGCTTATGCATTTTGTGCGGTGGTTGAGCATGGAGTTTTGCAAGATATCATGATGTTTAAGGCCTCCAGCCAACCACTGGATGCTGAAGTTATTATCGAGTCACTCAATGAGCATCAATTTACTCAAGTCGATAATTGGATTGTCGCCAATATTGATGGGGTGGATGTCGAGTTTATTGAAGTAGTGGAATCAGGTATCAACTTGCGTCCACAATTTTTACCCAAAGCCAGCCCAATCAAATTGTCGGCCCAACAAAACAGCAAATTCAGTCACCTTGCTGAACTGGGCTGTGCCGCACATATGCTTGGCTTAGCGCCATTGATGGTATCGCCTCTTCCAGGTATGCCACCACCTGAACCGATTTATAAACGTAAAGCGTTTCGTATATCTATGGCTGCTGCCATGGTGCCTGTCATTGTTCTGGGTTACGAAGGTGTGCGTCAGTGGCAGATACAACAGTTGCAATCCACCCTTGCCGCCAAAGAAAAACAACTCGACGCCTATGGGGATGATAAGGGTGTTCAAGCGAGTGATGTCAAAAAAGCGGAAAAAAATATCGCACAGTACAAATCACTGGAACAAGAACTCAAAAGCCTGAATTACAAAAAAGAGCTGGTGCAGTCAGTGATGATAAAACGTCAGAATGTGATTGAGAAGTTACTGCCAACTCTGGCCCACAGCGTGAATGATGGCGTGATCATCGATTCATTGAATGAAACGAATTGGTATCAGTTCACTTTAACCGGTCGTGCCGTTGATCAAAACAGTGTGGATGAATTCAATCGCGTTTTATCAATCAATCTTCAACCTCTGAATTTATACATTCTTAATAGCCCAAGCCGACTCGATGGTCAGGATAGCTATAACTACAGTGGTGTTTATATCTTTGAGTTCACCATTCAACAGCGAGCATCGTTATGA
- a CDS encoding PepSY domain-containing protein produces the protein MTSMFLKTIPAAIALTLSSTAFADTDNYDLDDIRSWDIVKIETCLDAALDTIPGHARKVEMKMEGDDPIYEFDIEAKADGNTYNVECNAEEGFITEIEREVDANDPVFKKLAKISQAEAKEFALSVHPGEVVASEYEVGFDGDATYEFDIQSIHGYEVKVDVDATTGEIEEANIELYEIGMEKE, from the coding sequence ATGACTTCAATGTTCTTGAAGACCATTCCCGCTGCCATCGCTTTAACTCTCAGTTCAACCGCTTTCGCTGATACGGATAACTATGATTTAGATGATATTCGCAGTTGGGATATCGTGAAAATTGAAACATGTTTAGATGCGGCATTAGACACTATTCCTGGTCATGCTCGTAAAGTCGAAATGAAAATGGAAGGTGATGATCCTATCTACGAATTCGACATTGAAGCGAAAGCTGATGGCAACACTTACAATGTGGAATGTAACGCTGAAGAAGGTTTCATTACAGAGATTGAGCGTGAAGTGGATGCTAATGATCCTGTTTTCAAAAAATTAGCTAAAATCTCACAAGCGGAAGCGAAAGAGTTCGCTCTTTCTGTTCACCCGGGTGAAGTCGTTGCTTCTGAATACGAAGTGGGTTTTGACGGTGATGCGACCTACGAATTTGATATTCAAAGCATTCATGGCTATGAAGTCAAAGTCGATGTGGATGCAACCACTGGTGAAATTGAAGAAGCCAATATCGAACTGTATGAAATTGGTATGGAAAAAGAATAA
- a CDS encoding type II secretion system protein: MPDLSLSPSTTLSKQSGFTMLELVIVVAIMAIVAGSAIMSFGNTESDAEYQTTNYTLRQLASAVDRYLSDGNTLPELGDEIESPADINFLITKPSTSDDWKPDYRLGWRGPYIKGYKLFYVDVGTDLEADGSSSPTSGSVTTVPTLALPDAFSHQPVSPYYLWYKDAAGNIGIDSKIGRPFLILSQDLSGDKESLIRIVSLGENGTYEHACDYSQSNTLHENYCSRETLCSSGETDFNSQRDDLVLCFR; encoded by the coding sequence ATGCCTGACTTAAGCCTGTCTCCATCTACCACTCTATCCAAGCAATCCGGGTTTACTATGCTGGAACTGGTGATTGTGGTCGCAATTATGGCGATTGTGGCCGGTAGTGCCATTATGAGTTTTGGTAATACCGAATCAGATGCTGAATACCAAACCACCAATTACACCCTTCGCCAGCTAGCAAGTGCGGTCGATCGCTATCTATCAGATGGTAATACCCTTCCTGAACTTGGTGATGAAATAGAGTCACCAGCCGATATTAATTTTCTGATCACCAAGCCATCAACAAGTGATGATTGGAAACCTGATTATCGTCTTGGCTGGCGTGGTCCCTACATTAAAGGCTACAAACTGTTTTACGTAGATGTGGGAACAGATTTAGAAGCTGATGGTAGCAGCTCCCCCACATCGGGCAGTGTGACCACTGTTCCCACCTTAGCACTGCCAGATGCGTTTTCTCATCAACCTGTCTCGCCCTATTATCTTTGGTACAAAGATGCGGCTGGCAATATTGGTATCGATTCTAAAATTGGGCGCCCCTTCCTTATCCTAAGCCAAGACCTGTCGGGTGATAAAGAAAGCCTAATACGGATTGTGAGTCTCGGTGAGAACGGCACCTATGAACACGCTTGTGATTATTCACAGTCAAATACCCTCCATGAAAACTACTGTTCTCGAGAAACGCTTTGTAGTTCTGGTGAAACTGATTTCAACTCTCAACGCGATGATTTGGTGTTATGTTTCCGTTAA
- a CDS encoding LuxR C-terminal-related transcriptional regulator: MGYVSKNSAAEVLAEAVKTVADGKRYIEEQLMPEIDDVRHNDIEHYRQVLDLLSPREFDVFCRLAKGMNAHEVAADMHLGYKTIANYNTQIKNKLRVNTAADLANIAVVLGIIKP; this comes from the coding sequence ATGGGGTATGTAAGTAAAAATAGTGCGGCAGAAGTGCTGGCGGAAGCGGTGAAAACCGTGGCGGATGGCAAGCGCTATATCGAAGAACAACTCATGCCTGAAATTGATGATGTGCGTCACAACGATATTGAGCATTACAGGCAAGTGCTGGACTTACTTTCACCACGAGAGTTTGATGTGTTTTGTCGCTTAGCGAAAGGCATGAATGCCCACGAAGTCGCCGCTGATATGCATTTGGGCTATAAAACCATAGCGAACTACAACACGCAGATTAAGAATAAGTTGCGAGTCAATACCGCAGCCGATCTGGCGAATATTGCTGTCGTTTTAGGCATTATCAAACCTTAA
- a CDS encoding type II secretion system protein gives MFPLKSFPQTSNQSGFTLLELVLVMFIIALVASTPLLFIDEQDQQLRYEDTIQKIALIKDAIIKRESYRGQPILSGFIVDNGVLPSENAIRELLEKPTQWFQLEQATPYFNFGSDSSDAVAVTLITQRKGHTGQYILSGVDSNNDLLDGWGQPFIVDSSQASESDADNIEKGADVGFLLSTSEAVEAYSGRKPEITVDASNWQIPLTGINIQLFNYDSSNAIPITDDQHLAILVFRNSTDGGTPAKLWTTYHFAVDVSKASSTGIPAVQTSPSIISGWHRNDSSADASDYIPVGEHPVLLLNDDDNDPQEEDIYQISKLLVIPNGTQPTLTLTVSP, from the coding sequence ATGTTTCCGTTAAAGAGTTTCCCTCAGACCTCTAACCAAAGTGGCTTTACGCTACTTGAGCTGGTGCTCGTTATGTTCATTATTGCTTTGGTTGCCAGCACGCCATTGCTATTTATAGATGAACAAGATCAACAGTTACGGTATGAAGACACTATTCAAAAGATAGCTTTGATTAAAGATGCCATTATTAAACGTGAAAGCTATCGCGGTCAGCCAATTCTATCGGGCTTTATTGTAGACAATGGTGTTTTACCCAGTGAGAATGCCATTAGAGAATTACTCGAGAAACCTACCCAATGGTTTCAACTTGAGCAAGCCACACCCTATTTCAACTTTGGTAGTGATAGTAGTGATGCCGTTGCAGTTACATTAATAACACAGCGTAAGGGTCATACTGGTCAATATATACTCAGCGGTGTCGACAGCAATAATGACTTACTTGATGGCTGGGGACAGCCTTTTATTGTTGATAGCAGTCAAGCATCTGAGTCAGACGCAGATAATATTGAAAAAGGGGCTGATGTTGGATTTTTACTATCTACTTCTGAAGCAGTAGAGGCATACAGTGGTCGTAAACCAGAGATAACGGTTGATGCCAGTAATTGGCAGATACCTTTGACTGGAATCAATATTCAACTATTCAATTACGATAGCTCTAACGCAATTCCGATAACGGATGACCAGCATCTAGCCATTCTTGTATTTCGTAACTCCACTGATGGTGGAACTCCTGCAAAGCTTTGGACAACCTATCACTTTGCTGTTGATGTATCCAAAGCTTCATCAACAGGTATACCAGCAGTGCAAACTTCACCCAGCATCATCAGTGGCTGGCATCGCAATGACTCTTCTGCTGACGCTAGCGATTACATCCCTGTTGGTGAACACCCAGTATTACTATTGAATGATGATGACAATGACCCACAAGAAGAAGATATCTATCAAATCAGTAAGTTACTTGTGATTCCTAATGGCACTCAACCCACCCTCACACTAACGGTAAGCCCCTGA
- a CDS encoding type IV pilus twitching motility protein PilT gives MKHLSHLAQFESYLAYMIQHHASDMHLSMNTSPVMRIHGLTEEQTQFERLEQFDLQAISEAIMSSEQLSTLHNKRSCDFGYSSEQHERFRINAYFERGNLAFAVRWLDGQFHSLEKLHLPPQIAELVKLKDGLVLVTGATGSGKSTTLASLINEINKDRPCHILTIEDPIEFIHHNQKAVIHQREVGVDVPSFAEAIRNAMREDPDVILLGEMRDLDTMHAAITAAETGHLVFATLHTNDAVGVIDRLIGMFPGDEQNTIRQQLSMCLRAVVTQTLARRSDQQGRIPINEILMVNGAVSHLIREHNPSQIRSIMETGRSRGNQTFEYALAKRVHERAISHDFASRLTSRKDQFEAALRTLKAR, from the coding sequence ATGAAACATCTTTCTCATCTTGCCCAATTCGAAAGCTATCTGGCCTACATGATTCAACATCATGCCTCAGATATGCATTTATCGATGAACACCTCACCCGTGATGCGTATTCATGGTTTGACCGAAGAGCAGACCCAGTTTGAACGTCTGGAACAGTTTGATTTACAAGCCATCTCTGAAGCCATCATGTCGTCAGAACAGTTGAGTACGCTGCATAATAAACGTAGTTGTGATTTTGGTTACAGTAGCGAGCAACATGAACGTTTCCGTATCAATGCTTATTTTGAGCGCGGTAACTTAGCCTTTGCTGTGCGTTGGTTGGATGGTCAGTTTCACTCCCTGGAAAAGCTGCATCTGCCACCACAAATTGCAGAATTGGTGAAATTGAAAGATGGCTTAGTGTTGGTCACCGGTGCAACGGGTAGTGGTAAGTCCACAACATTGGCCAGTTTGATTAATGAAATCAATAAAGATCGCCCCTGCCATATTCTTACCATCGAAGATCCCATTGAGTTTATTCATCACAACCAAAAAGCCGTCATTCACCAACGTGAAGTTGGTGTTGATGTGCCCTCTTTTGCCGAGGCGATTCGTAACGCCATGCGTGAAGATCCGGATGTTATCTTGCTGGGGGAAATGCGTGATCTCGATACTATGCATGCGGCGATTACCGCTGCGGAAACAGGCCATTTGGTCTTTGCGACATTACATACTAACGATGCAGTTGGGGTCATCGATCGTTTAATTGGTATGTTCCCGGGCGATGAGCAAAACACCATTCGTCAACAGCTATCGATGTGTTTACGTGCCGTAGTGACACAAACATTAGCAAGACGATCCGACCAACAAGGCCGTATTCCTATCAATGAAATTTTGATGGTTAATGGCGCGGTATCGCATCTTATCCGCGAGCATAATCCTTCACAGATCCGATCCATTATGGAAACAGGTCGTTCTCGCGGGAATCAGACCTTTGAATATGCTCTAGCAAAACGGGTGCATGAACGTGCTATCTCGCATGATTTTGCCAGCAGACTGACATCACGCAAAGATCAGTTTGAAGCAGCCTTAAGAACATTAAAGGCACGTTAA